A window from Primulina eburnea isolate SZY01 chromosome 2, ASM2296580v1, whole genome shotgun sequence encodes these proteins:
- the LOC140822945 gene encoding uncharacterized protein: protein MDQQPHDYGAPVTFSQQQRPSHGQQQQQYGFHPQHQQFPPSVHGAPFLPPHPSLQQFPYPRPLQQPQLYPHPPPHPHLHQQPPPTFSPHMPPHAVPLSFHGLYDSAPPPVPPPSDLELQKRIDKLVEYAVKNGPEFESVVREREHDNPAYSFLFGGEGHNYYRHKLWIATRHPSGPFNPSFPSSMPVMHPTNPMMGSSPMNAPNAGTVSAPTFGANHMQQPPFPPFYEQQHPHQPFVGHGRPEYDQPFRPFKGLSRPLPSDVEIELNGVLNNLSGTKESIKSAKTWFMQRSTFAAALAEALRDRLFALDDSEGQLHIVYLANDILFDSLQRRANPHELDNEAFAFKPVLGSMLARIYHNPQNKEENQSRLQKILHFWASKEVYDQDTIRVLENEMTNGLPPSSFPGSHRDISGIGGGSTAAPGLHQVANHNSSHWQPDMHISIPSVPNQEYANKQVPPVTSVPTQQFHPTSVPSSGFLGSTPVPQSVLQSSQPPPQLPTPGIVGEKPPAYPLFPPGLIPGMVRKMQIGSGVPYSPMSPLDIPTVIPPSNVSPSEILDQVSKFFRDIGEVNPSVGLMKSSESRDFQEYESDRELHVRKGGACIPPPPSLGVDPDTGNLADGSVELKPGSSSSGRLGLGATADPNEPSQYDDVYSSYRKQRSTNYHSSMSARASAR from the exons ATGGACCAGCAGCCGCATGATTATGGTGCTCCAGTTACATTTTCTCAACAGCAGCGACCGAGTCATGGTCAGCAGCAGCAACAGTACGGTTTTCACCCCCAACATCAGCAATTTCCTCCATCTGTTCATGGTGCTCCTTTTCTGCCCCCTCATCCTTCTCTCCAACAGTTTCCTTACCCTCGGCCGTTGCAGCAACCACAACTCTATCCTCATCCGCCTCCCCACCCTCACCTTCATCAACAGCCACCACCTACTTTTTCACCACATATGCCTCCTCATGCTGTTCCTCTGTCTTTCCATGGATTATATGATTCTGCGCCACCCCCTGTTCCACCTCCATCTGACCTTGAGCTGCAAAAGAGAATTGACAAATTGGTTGAGTATGCTGTCAAAAATGGCCCTGAATTTGAATCCGTTGTTCGTGAAAGAGAGCATGATAATCCTGCTTACAGTTTCCTCTTTGGCGGTGAAGGCCATAATTACTACAGACATAAGCTCTGGATCGCAACAAGACATCCTAGTGGTCCTTTCAACCCATCTTTCCCATCTTCTATGCCAGTGATGCATCCTACAAATCCCATGATGGGTTCATCGCCTATGAATGCTCCAAATGCTGGAACAGTCTCTGCTCCAACATTTGGTGCTAATCACATGCAGCAACCTCCTTTTCCTCCATTCTATGAACAGCAACATCCTCACCAGCCTTTTGTTGGTCATGGTCGTCCTGAATATGATCAGCCTTTCCGGCCTTTCAAAGGTCTTTCTAGACCCCTTCCCTCTGATGTTGAGATAGAGCTAAATGGTGTTCTTAACAATCTTTCTGGGACTAAGGAGTCAATAAAGAGTGCAAAGACTTGGTTTATGCAGAGATCTACTTTTGCAGCAGCCCTGGCTGAGGCACTCCGTGATAGGTTGTTTGCCTTGGATGATTCTGAGGGACAATTGCATATAGTGTACCTTGCGAACGACATTCTCTTTGACAG CTTGCAGAGGCGGGCCAATCCTCATGAGCTTGATAACGAGGCCTTTGCATTTAAGCCGGTTTTGGGCTCTATGTTGGCAAGGATATACCACAACCCACAGAACAAGGAGGAAAACCAGTCTCGACTTCAGAAAATTTTACACTTCTGGGCCTCCAAAGAAGTTTATGATCAGGATACCATCCGTGTACTTGAAAATGAGATGACAAATGGGCTGCCACCGAGTTCTTTTCCAGGTTCTCACAGAGACATATCTGGTATTGGAGGAGGCTCTACTGCTGCCCCAG GCCTACACCAGGTGGCAAATCATAATTCATCACACTGGCAACCTGATATGCATATTTCCATTCCCAGTGTACCAAATCAAGAATATGCAAATAAACAAGTTCCTCCGGTAACATCGGTACCAACTCAACAATTTCATCCCACTTCAGTCCCTTCTAGTGGATTTTTAGGATCTACCCCTGTCCCACAATCTGTTCTACAGTCAAGTCAACCACCTCCCCAGCTGCCTACTCCTGGCATAGTTGGGGAAAAACCGCCAGCATATCCTTTGTTCCCTCCAGGCCTTATTCCAGGCATGGTAAGAAAGATGCAGATTGGTAGTGGGGTGCCTTACTCTCCGATGAGCCCTCTAGATATTCCAACCGTAATTCCACCATCAAATGTTTCGCCATCAGAAATTCTCGATCAAGTATCAAAGTTCTTTAGAGACATTGGAGAGGTTAACCCCTCGGTGGGACTGATGAAATCATCAGAATCAAGAGATTTCCAGGAATACGAATCTGATAGAGAGCTTCATGTTCGAAAGGGTGGAGCTTGCATTCCTCCACCACCTAGCCTTGGTGTCGACCCTGATACCGGGAATCTTGCTGATGGAAGTGTTGAGCTAAAGCCTGGATCAAGTAGTTCTGGAAGATTGGGACTTGGGGCAACAGCTGATCCCAATGAACCAAGTCAATATGACGATGTCTACTCGTCTTATAGGAAACAGAGAAGCACCAATTATCATTCATCCATGAGTGCACGAGCTTCAGCGAGGTGA